The Geitlerinema sp. PCC 9228 genome includes the window ATTTATCGCGGCTATCGGCATCGTTTTCGATTTTTTCCGTTGCCACCTGCTCGGGTTTATCTTTTTTATCCGCTGTAAAACCCAAATTGGAAGAATATCCACCCACGCTGCATGGAACCAACAGCGACATCCCCGGATAAATGTCTCGAACGACAGTCCATTTTTGCTGGTATCCATTCCAAGTCCATACTTGAGAAGCTTTGAGGGGGTCGGTAAGAAACTCCTTAGCTCTCCAAATGCTGACGCGACAGAGTTCCGCACGCTGCAAGGCTCCCATGGCCTGCAATTCGTTTGTATCGGACCATGACCGCCACGCGATCGCCACGTCTGTATCTTCGCTATGGCGGATAAACGGCGACACATCAATATCGTGCCCGGCTAAATCGGCGGAAGTATCGAACAGTTCCAGCAAATCTCGTTTGCGAGGTACCAACCCTTCTGGTGGCGAACTGGGAACTTCAATGCCTTGTACGGATTGAATGCCGACATCTTCCAAATTTAACAAGCGATCGCGCGCCAGGGTTAGTTCCTTTTCCGTATATGGCAGTTCCACACCCTTTTTGGATAGGTCGATATCGATCCAGTAGACCCTGGCATGGCTATCCTCGCCGCGTCGATTGCAACGACCAAATCGCTGTACCAGCGACGACCAAGGCGCAAGTTCCGAAAACAAAGTCGTTGCCGAAATATCCACCCCAGCTTCAATGGCTTGCGTTGCCACCAAAATCCCTTTCGGGTTGCCTTGTAGCCATTCTGTAAGCTGCGATCGCTCTTTTTCTCGAAACCGAGAGTGAATCAGCGTTGGCGTTTTGCCCTGTTTCTCAATTTGCCGATATACTTCTTGCGCTCGGTCTACCCGATTGCAAATAACAATGGTTAGGGTATTTTCTTGGTGGGCTGCGATCGCTTCGGCAGCCAGTTCTTTGGCATAATTGCTCGTATCCTTTTTGCCAGTTCCCAACAAACTAGTTTGGGCGCATTGTAGGGGTTTGCGAGCTGAATTGAGTTTCTGTAGTTTCTCGTTCGCCAAATCCTGCTCGTTGAGACGTTCGATTTTATCGGTTGCTTCGACACCGTTGCGCACAAGCTGGCTAACACGTTGGTAATCCACCGTTTGCATTTGGTTCGATGCTTCGCCGCCGTTCCGCACCAGTTCTAACGTGGCACTCATCCATAAGGTATGCGTCGGACCGTAAGTTTGAAATTGCTCCCGAAATCCCTGTAGCTGCATCGTTGTTCTCAACCCCGTTCCCATGAGTTGGGTTTCGTCAACGACCCAGAGACAGTCATTGTTCAACAGAGCAAAATGAACCGGCCATTTGTACCGACTCATAGCATAGCCTCGATTCAAGGCGCGGCTAAGAAGCTGGTCTTGAGTTCCCACCAAAATGCAGCTTTTGTCAGCATGGATATCCCAACGCTGGCTCACCGCACCACCCATTAGTCGGTGCAGTTCCACTTGGTTTTGTAAATCAGCTTTTTCCAGCCATGTTTGAATTTCCCTATACGTCTGTTCCACTAGCGATCGCATGGGCAAACAGTACACCAAACGTCGCGGTTCGGTATCGCTCCCTGCAACTGACGTTTGTTGGGAAACTGCGCGATCGGCT containing:
- a CDS encoding CRISPR-associated helicase/endonuclease Cas3, which produces MSENAFANWFERVTGYPPYPYQERLATKDELPLLLDIPTGSGKTAAIVLAWLWRREKADRAVSQQTSVAGSDTEPRRLVYCLPMRSLVEQTYREIQTWLEKADLQNQVELHRLMGGAVSQRWDIHADKSCILVGTQDQLLSRALNRGYAMSRYKWPVHFALLNNDCLWVVDETQLMGTGLRTTMQLQGFREQFQTYGPTHTLWMSATLELVRNGGEASNQMQTVDYQRVSQLVRNGVEATDKIERLNEQDLANEKLQKLNSARKPLQCAQTSLLGTGKKDTSNYAKELAAEAIAAHQENTLTIVICNRVDRAQEVYRQIEKQGKTPTLIHSRFREKERSQLTEWLQGNPKGILVATQAIEAGVDISATTLFSELAPWSSLVQRFGRCNRRGEDSHARVYWIDIDLSKKGVELPYTEKELTLARDRLLNLEDVGIQSVQGIEVPSSPPEGLVPRKRDLLELFDTSADLAGHDIDVSPFIRHSEDTDVAIAWRSWSDTNELQAMGALQRAELCRVSIWRAKEFLTDPLKASQVWTWNGYQQKWTVVRDIYPGMSLLVPCSVGGYSSNLGFTADKKDKPEQVATEKIENDADSRDKLSYLRQYVSLKQHSEDVADQARQLCEAFAGFGLPAEYIQRSAYWHDFGKAHFTFQEMLTRDRPEKQETLWAKSDRQSQIDAQRKGFRHELASALIALQQQEDFLLAYLVAAHHGKVRMTIQPQPYEPYLQEGVKRYARGVWENDNIPAIDFAGIPKQTLSLDCMELGNNSWTSRAIALLQEYGPFRLAFLEALVRIADWRGSAKRDEQILGETDA